One Candidatus Eisenbacteria bacterium genomic window carries:
- a CDS encoding ABC transporter permease subunit: MRKALAICRRDLGIMFGGPLAWTLIGAFTFLSGYFFYSDLTFYVLFGGGGLPTGLWRYVFLHYRLVAMLVVPLVTMRLLAEERKLGTLELMWSLPIRDQEVLAGKFLAAAVVYLIMLGGTAVGPAVLFALHPFAVGPVLAGYLGMVLLGFGFIACGLAASAIAENQVVSAMLTYGVIVFLWFASTNEAAIGEGVAWIVVGLSLFDRFSGFAQGVVDLRDVVFFAAFAALFLFLALRALGARAWRGVA, from the coding sequence GTGAGGAAGGCGCTCGCCATCTGCCGCCGCGACCTCGGCATCATGTTCGGCGGGCCGCTCGCCTGGACGTTGATCGGCGCGTTCACCTTCCTCTCGGGCTATTTCTTCTACAGCGACCTCACGTTTTACGTCCTGTTCGGCGGCGGCGGCCTGCCGACTGGCCTGTGGCGCTACGTATTCCTGCACTACCGGCTGGTCGCGATGCTCGTCGTGCCGCTGGTGACCATGCGGCTCCTCGCCGAGGAGCGGAAGCTCGGCACGCTGGAGCTCATGTGGAGCCTCCCGATCCGCGATCAGGAAGTCCTGGCGGGCAAGTTCCTCGCGGCGGCCGTCGTCTATCTGATCATGCTCGGCGGAACGGCCGTGGGGCCGGCGGTCCTGTTCGCGCTGCACCCCTTCGCGGTCGGGCCCGTCCTGGCCGGCTACCTCGGCATGGTGCTCCTGGGTTTCGGATTCATCGCGTGCGGGCTCGCCGCCTCGGCGATCGCCGAGAACCAGGTCGTGAGCGCCATGCTCACGTACGGCGTGATCGTCTTCCTGTGGTTCGCGTCGACCAACGAGGCAGCTATCGGCGAGGGCGTCGCCTGGATCGTCGTCGGCCTCTCGCTCTTCGATCGCTTCTCGGGGTTCGCACAGGGCGTCGTCGATCTCCGTGACGTCGTGTTCTTCGCCGCCTTCGCCGCCCTGTTCCTCTTCCTGGCGCTGCGGGCGCTCGGCGCGCGCGCGTGGCGAGGGGTCGCATGA
- a CDS encoding ABC transporter ATP-binding protein, whose product MIEAKQLTKRFGGRTAIDGVTLRVERGEVVGFLGPNGAGKSTTFRILAGIFPPDAGTASIDGLDLEREPLAARRRLGYVPERPALQHELTVDDQLAFVAALRDVPAGAARRETMERAIVRTGLADVRRRRIGALSRGFRQRVSLATALVGDPPALLLDEPTVGLDPAQSAETRRFVREFGRDHAVFVSSHILADVEALCDRVVVLHRGRVLADGDPATLAARLRRTSYVDVEAAAPAERLAGILASVAGVLGTESLPGPSEPGRCRVEVALGHDVRPAIAAAIAAAGIGLFALVPVEPSLEEAFLALTEGPRA is encoded by the coding sequence TTGATCGAAGCCAAGCAGCTCACCAAACGATTCGGCGGCCGCACCGCCATCGACGGCGTCACGCTCCGCGTCGAGCGGGGCGAGGTCGTGGGCTTTCTCGGGCCGAACGGCGCGGGGAAGTCGACGACGTTCCGCATTCTCGCCGGCATCTTCCCGCCCGACGCCGGCACGGCGTCGATCGACGGGCTCGACCTCGAGCGCGAGCCGCTCGCGGCGCGACGGCGTCTGGGCTACGTGCCCGAGCGTCCCGCGCTGCAGCACGAGCTCACCGTCGACGACCAACTCGCGTTCGTCGCCGCGCTCCGCGACGTGCCGGCGGGCGCCGCGCGGCGCGAGACGATGGAGCGCGCGATCGTCCGCACCGGGCTCGCCGACGTCCGCCGCCGCCGTATCGGGGCCCTCTCGCGCGGCTTCCGGCAGCGGGTCAGCCTCGCAACCGCGCTGGTGGGCGATCCGCCCGCGCTCCTCCTCGACGAGCCGACGGTGGGCCTCGACCCGGCGCAGAGTGCCGAGACGCGCCGCTTCGTGCGGGAGTTCGGGCGCGATCACGCCGTGTTCGTGTCGAGCCACATCCTGGCCGACGTCGAAGCGCTCTGCGACCGCGTCGTCGTCCTGCATCGCGGCCGCGTCCTCGCCGACGGCGATCCGGCGACGCTCGCCGCCCGCCTGCGACGGACCTCCTACGTCGACGTCGAAGCGGCGGCACCCGCCGAGCGTCTCGCGGGCATCCTCGCGAGCGTCGCCGGCGTGCTCGGGACCGAGTCGCTGCCCGGGCCCTCCGAGCCGGGGCGCTGCCGGGTCGAAGTGGCGCTCGGCCACGACGTGCGGCCCGCGATCGCCGCCGCCATCGCCGCCGCCGGCATCGGGCTCTTCGCCCTCGTCCCGGTCGAGCCGTCGCTCGAAGAGGCGTTCCTCGCCCTCACCGAGGGTCCGCGCGCGTGA
- a CDS encoding MMPL family transporter, whose protein sequence is MIPKRWIEAYLRFLLRRRMPVAILTAVMTVFFAWQCTHIRVLPQFLDFYPGPLKLTFLGKEVTVREGHPYIQIYNEFRRMFGSANVLTMIVEVQHGDIYNPTTLEKVDYITKQLTETKGVVPYQILSIAHPRMKSITNAGGAIQIREVFYPEVPKTQEAADRVKFAVYSTKGIRGLYVSQDDTAALVTAGFWEEELDFDYLYTRLNDIKAHVEDDNTKVYITGFPWLYTSIQRYVPQVGQVFVLTVAALTFLLWNYFRSWPGVWVPIFSGVLSSVWALGLVPLLGLNLDPLVLVIPVFLSARALSHSVQSMDRYHEEYHHTGDKTTAIVESYSHLFPPAIASVLADGFALLVVAIAPIPLIQKCAIFSSFWIVSIFVSVVTLHPIILSATSPPGTHAGYPGWARALGWATLAISGAAFFGYALSIAWALLGPVKLGLMLAIAVALYLWHEHIYQVLTNWTIAASNGWRRYAGVALTIALYLLCPVWGWRLKVGDMTPGAALLFPDHPYNIAYAKLNEKFVGANQLVIIADTGKVDGLKNVQALNEMEEFADHMEAVPGAGQSVTVIDILKQLARLFREGEPKWAFIPDKEKYIAELFYQFTQTGQAGDLDRFMSPDMRYGTIITLFRGYSHDTIMNAIDAGKSWAAQHSDEHIHYLLAGGLFGVLAAVNEAVDNSYWTTLIMVMVAVAGCLYFTYGSIVATLLLMIPVVLSQLACECFMYLWRIDLNVNSLPIAAAGAGVGVDYGIYHFSRMIDAVEEGRDLDDAVDYATATTGKAIIFTATTMLAGTIFWWFSDLKFQAEMGLLLALLMIFNTFGGLVLVPAWIKVVRPRFLTARVVPATTHSARAAVA, encoded by the coding sequence ATGATTCCCAAGCGATGGATCGAAGCCTACCTCCGCTTCCTGCTCCGCCGCCGCATGCCGGTGGCGATCCTCACGGCGGTGATGACCGTGTTCTTCGCCTGGCAGTGCACCCACATCCGCGTGCTCCCGCAGTTCCTGGACTTCTACCCCGGGCCGCTCAAGCTCACGTTCCTCGGTAAGGAGGTCACCGTTCGCGAGGGCCATCCGTACATCCAGATCTACAACGAGTTCCGGCGGATGTTCGGCAGCGCGAACGTCTTGACGATGATCGTCGAGGTCCAGCACGGCGACATCTACAATCCGACGACGCTCGAGAAGGTCGACTACATCACGAAGCAATTGACGGAGACGAAGGGCGTCGTCCCGTATCAGATCCTGTCGATCGCCCACCCGCGCATGAAGAGCATCACGAACGCGGGGGGTGCGATCCAGATCCGTGAAGTGTTCTATCCCGAAGTGCCGAAGACGCAGGAGGCGGCCGACCGCGTGAAGTTCGCGGTGTACTCGACCAAGGGCATCCGCGGCCTCTACGTCTCGCAGGACGACACGGCGGCGCTCGTGACCGCAGGCTTCTGGGAGGAGGAGCTCGACTTCGACTACCTCTACACCCGCCTGAACGACATCAAGGCCCACGTCGAGGACGACAACACCAAGGTCTACATCACGGGTTTTCCGTGGCTCTACACGTCGATCCAACGCTACGTGCCGCAGGTGGGCCAGGTGTTCGTGCTCACGGTCGCCGCGCTCACGTTCCTGCTCTGGAACTACTTCCGGAGCTGGCCAGGCGTGTGGGTGCCGATCTTCTCCGGCGTGCTCTCGAGCGTGTGGGCGCTCGGGCTCGTCCCGCTCCTCGGCCTCAACCTCGATCCGCTCGTGCTCGTGATCCCGGTCTTCCTCTCGGCCCGCGCACTCTCGCACTCGGTCCAATCGATGGACCGCTACCACGAGGAGTACCATCACACCGGCGACAAGACGACGGCGATCGTCGAATCGTACTCGCACCTCTTTCCGCCCGCGATCGCGTCGGTGCTGGCCGACGGCTTCGCGCTCCTCGTGGTCGCCATCGCGCCGATCCCGCTCATCCAGAAGTGCGCCATCTTCTCGAGCTTCTGGATCGTCTCGATCTTCGTCAGCGTCGTGACCCTGCATCCGATCATCCTCTCGGCGACGAGCCCGCCGGGAACGCACGCGGGCTATCCCGGGTGGGCGCGGGCGCTCGGCTGGGCGACGCTCGCCATCAGCGGTGCGGCGTTCTTCGGCTACGCGCTGTCGATCGCGTGGGCGCTCCTCGGCCCGGTGAAGCTCGGGCTCATGCTCGCGATCGCCGTCGCGCTCTACCTCTGGCACGAGCACATCTACCAGGTGCTCACGAACTGGACGATCGCCGCATCGAACGGCTGGCGGCGCTACGCCGGCGTCGCGCTCACGATCGCGCTCTATCTCCTCTGTCCGGTCTGGGGCTGGCGACTCAAGGTCGGCGACATGACGCCGGGCGCGGCGCTCCTCTTCCCCGATCACCCGTACAACATCGCGTACGCCAAGCTGAACGAGAAGTTCGTCGGCGCGAACCAGCTCGTCATCATCGCCGACACGGGCAAGGTGGACGGACTCAAGAACGTCCAGGCGCTCAACGAGATGGAGGAGTTCGCCGACCACATGGAGGCGGTCCCGGGGGCCGGCCAGTCGGTCACGGTGATCGACATCTTGAAGCAGCTCGCGCGCCTGTTCCGCGAGGGCGAGCCCAAGTGGGCCTTCATCCCGGACAAGGAGAAGTACATCGCCGAGCTCTTCTACCAGTTCACGCAGACAGGCCAGGCGGGCGACCTCGATCGCTTCATGTCGCCCGACATGCGGTACGGGACGATCATCACGCTCTTCCGTGGCTACTCGCACGACACGATCATGAACGCGATCGACGCCGGGAAGTCGTGGGCTGCGCAGCATTCGGACGAGCACATCCACTACCTGCTCGCGGGCGGCCTCTTCGGCGTGCTCGCGGCGGTGAACGAGGCTGTCGACAACTCGTACTGGACGACGCTCATCATGGTGATGGTCGCCGTCGCGGGGTGCCTGTACTTCACGTACGGGTCGATCGTGGCGACGTTGCTGCTCATGATTCCCGTCGTGCTCTCGCAGCTCGCGTGCGAATGTTTCATGTACCTGTGGCGCATCGACTTGAACGTGAACTCGCTGCCCATCGCGGCGGCCGGAGCGGGCGTCGGCGTCGACTACGGGATCTACCACTTCAGCCGCATGATCGACGCCGTCGAAGAAGGTCGCGACCTCGACGACGCGGTCGACTACGCGACGGCCACCACCGGCAAGGCGATCATCTTCACCGCGACGACGATGCTCGCAGGCACGATCTTCTGGTGGTTCTCGGATCTGAAGTTCCAGGCCGAGATGGGGTTGCTCCTCGCGCTCCTCATGATCTTCAATACGTTCGGCGGGCTCGTGCTCGTGCCGGCGTGGATCAAAGTCGTACGACCGCGCTTCCTCACCGCACGCGTGGTGCCGGCCACGACACACTCGGCCCGCGCCGCGGTCGCTTGA